The following is a genomic window from Candidatus Epulonipiscium sp..
GGAAGCCAGCGGAGGAAGTTGCAAAAGAAAGGGCATTAGAAACTATTAAAAATATAAAAATTCAAGTACATGAAGCCAAAAAAATCAAACTATCTCTCACTGAGGAGGAAAAAAGTCAAGTAAAATTAGGTACAGATACATTAATAACTCAAGTTGGCGAAGAAGAAATGAATAGATTAGGAATTTCAAAACTGACCGTTGAAAAGGTCATGGAAGAAAATGTACTATGTGAAAGGTTATTTGTAGAGCTTACAAAGGATTTTGTAGGAAACAAAGAAGAATTTGAAAAGTTTTTCGAAGAAAATGGAGAAAACTTTAAAAAAGTGAAGGCAAAGCATATATTACTTAAGACCCATGATATAGTAGATGGGAAATTAACGACTCTCTCAGAAAAGGAACAAAAAGATGCGAAAAAGAAAGCAGATGAAGCCCTAGAAAGAGCGAAAAGTGGAGAAGATTTTAGTGATTTGGTGCAAGAATATTCCCAAGATGAGGCATCCCTTCCTACTAACGGGGAGTACACTTTTGGAAAAGGCGAAATGGATAAGAATTTTGAAGATGCTTCCTTTGCCTTGAAAACAGGGGAAATAAGTGATTTGGTAGAAAGCGCCTATGGATATCACATTATAAAATTAGAAGAGGAAATTGAACCTGATAAGGATATTATTGAAGACAATTATTATGAGATAAAAAAAGAGGAATTTTATAATTCAAGGGTACAAGAATGGGTAAATGATGCGGATCTTGAGATTAATGAAGAAGTATGGAAGACCATAAAAATTAAATGACAAATAAAAAAGCAGCTAAAAACTGCTTTTTTATTTGTCATTTTTAAAACAGAATAAAAATGGAAAACATGCATAAAAAAGTAATAATACATTCATACTACTAATGATATTATGAATGCTAGAAAACAAGGGAGGAATAGAATTTGAAAGCTACTGGAATCGTAAGAAGGATAGATGACCTAGGTAGAGTTGTTATCCCAAAAGAAATAAGAAGAACTCTTCGTATTAGGGAAGGAGATCCTCTTGAAATTTTTACTGGTCATGACGGACAAGTCATACTTAAAAAATATTCTCCGATAGGAGAACTGGGTACCTTTGCAAAAGAATATGCAGAAGCTTTATCCCAAACTACGGGGCTTATTACATGCATCGCTGATAAAGACCAGATTATTGCTGTTTCTGGGGGATCTAAGAAGGAATTCCTAGATAAAAATATTAGTCAGTCCCTAGAAAAGATTATTGATGAAAGAACAGTATTTGTTGCAACTAGGGATGAAGACAAATTTGTCCCCATAATAGCCGATGAATCTATGGGAAGTTATAACTCAGAACTTATATCCCCTATCATTGCAGAAGGTGATGTGATAGGAGCAGTAATATTATTATCCAATGAAAAGAACATGAAAATGGGAGAGGTAGAAACAAAAGTAGCACAATCGGCATCGGGTTTCTTAGGAAAACAAATGGAACAATAATGCAGATAGTAAATCTATCTGCATTTGCAAAAAGCCTGCAATTAAGACAATTTTACTATTTTCCTATTTTTTATTTTATGATATACTCATTTTAAAACCAAATGGAATGGTGAGAAATGCAGAAAAAAGAAAGATATAGTTATGATGATTTGCTGGAAATTATTAAAATTTTAAGAGGCAAGGACGGTTGTCCATGGGATATGGAGCAAACTCATGAAAGTCTTCTTTCTAATCTTCTTGAAGAAACCTACGAAGTAATAGACGCTATAAAAAAGAAGAATAAGGAAGCCTTGAAAGAGGAATTAGGGGATTTATTGCTCCAAGTCATATTCCATGCCAGAATTTCAGAAGAAGGTAATGAATTTAACATGGAAGATGTAGCTGATGGAATTTGTAAAAAGCTGATTCTGCGTCATCCCCATATTTTCGGTGATGTGGTTGCAAAATCCACAAAAAAGGTCTTACAAAACTGGGAGCAAATAAAGAAAGTAGAAAAAGGATATAAAAGCCAAACAGAAGTTTTAAAAAGTGTTCCAGAAGTGTTGCCGTCATTACTTAGGGCATATAAGGTTCAGTCTAAAGCAGCCCATGTAGGATTCGATTGGGATGATATTAAGGATGCTCTAGAGAAGGTAAATGAAGAATGGAATGAACTTATGGAAGCATACAAAAATGGAAATAATAACAATATAATAGAAGAATATGGTGATTTATTATTTTCTTTTGTAAATATTGCAAGATTTTTAAAAATAAATCCTGAATTCGCCTTGACAAATACAACAGAAAAGTTTATAAATAGATTTGAATACGTTGAAAATACTGCAATTTCTAAGGATAAAAGATTAGAAGATATGACTCTTGAAGAAATGGACAATTTGTGGGATGAGGCTAAACTCATATCTCCGTGAAAAGGTAGTATTTTGACTATAATATTTATTTACAAGAGTTTCATTGCATTA
Proteins encoded in this region:
- the spoVT gene encoding stage V sporulation protein T — translated: MKATGIVRRIDDLGRVVIPKEIRRTLRIREGDPLEIFTGHDGQVILKKYSPIGELGTFAKEYAEALSQTTGLITCIADKDQIIAVSGGSKKEFLDKNISQSLEKIIDERTVFVATRDEDKFVPIIADESMGSYNSELISPIIAEGDVIGAVILLSNEKNMKMGEVETKVAQSASGFLGKQMEQ
- the mazG gene encoding nucleoside triphosphate pyrophosphohydrolase, whose translation is MQKKERYSYDDLLEIIKILRGKDGCPWDMEQTHESLLSNLLEETYEVIDAIKKKNKEALKEELGDLLLQVIFHARISEEGNEFNMEDVADGICKKLILRHPHIFGDVVAKSTKKVLQNWEQIKKVEKGYKSQTEVLKSVPEVLPSLLRAYKVQSKAAHVGFDWDDIKDALEKVNEEWNELMEAYKNGNNNNIIEEYGDLLFSFVNIARFLKINPEFALTNTTEKFINRFEYVENTAISKDKRLEDMTLEEMDNLWDEAKLISP